In bacterium, the following are encoded in one genomic region:
- a CDS encoding type II toxin-antitoxin system RelE/ParE family toxin gives MFKINFYRDAQGKQPIKEYLVDLAGKSDKDSRIKLNKIDYYLQALSKYGTRLGEPFIKHIDGEIWELRPLRDRFFFFCWKGESFVLLHHFVKKTQKTPKKEIEQAKRNLKDYIERSGKNEN, from the coding sequence ATGTTCAAGATAAACTTTTACAGGGATGCACAAGGTAAACAGCCGATAAAAGAATACCTTGTAGATCTGGCGGGCAAGTCTGATAAAGATAGCCGTATCAAGTTAAATAAGATAGACTATTATTTACAGGCGTTAAGTAAATACGGCACAAGGTTAGGAGAGCCTTTTATAAAACATATTGACGGTGAAATTTGGGAGCTTCGCCCTTTGCGTGATAGGTTTTTCTTCTTTTGCTGGAAAGGTGAGAGTTTTGTATTGCTTCATCACTTCGTAAAAAAAACGCAAAAGACGCCTAAGAAGGAAATTGAACAAGCAAAACGCAATCTTAAAGACTATATCGAAAGGAGTGGTAAGAATGAGAACTAG
- a CDS encoding helix-turn-helix domain-containing protein produces MRTRSISPLGDSWESVRVSLLTPEERAETDIKVTLLGEIIRARQSSGLTQKKLESMSGVKQPVIARLERGATDPQLSTIIKVLASLGKTLAVVPIEHK; encoded by the coding sequence ATGAGAACTAGGTCTATTTCTCCATTAGGGGACAGCTGGGAGAGCGTGCGGGTGTCTCTCTTAACTCCAGAGGAGAGGGCGGAAACAGATATTAAAGTAACCCTCCTGGGTGAAATCATTAGGGCCAGGCAATCAAGCGGCTTGACGCAAAAGAAGCTTGAGTCGATGAGCGGGGTAAAACAACCTGTTATTGCTCGGCTGGAGCGTGGTGCTACTGACCCACAATTATCTACCATTATCAAGGTATTAGCCTCTCTGGGTAAAACACTTGCAGTAGTCCCTATCGAACACAAGTAA